A region from the Lysobacter antibioticus genome encodes:
- a CDS encoding UPF0149 family protein, whose protein sequence is MAATELPLLSDVDAESRALSLGASASELHGALCGWLAGGGASVRDWPARVLADQTVATPAENGALDRLRSASASQLGDRSFGFDLLLPDTEAPLSERSGALFDWCRGFLGGFGLAAGEASSLSEESREALGDLARLAAASPQDDGDEDDEEALTEIEEFVRIVALLLHGDVAMAAQHRHRLN, encoded by the coding sequence GTGGCCGCGACCGAACTGCCCCTGTTGTCCGATGTCGATGCCGAGAGCCGCGCGCTCTCGCTCGGCGCTTCCGCTTCCGAACTGCACGGCGCGTTGTGCGGCTGGCTCGCCGGCGGCGGCGCCTCGGTGCGCGACTGGCCGGCGCGCGTGCTGGCCGACCAGACCGTCGCGACGCCGGCCGAGAACGGCGCGCTCGATCGCCTGCGCAGCGCCAGCGCCTCGCAACTCGGCGATCGCAGCTTCGGCTTCGATCTGCTGCTGCCCGATACCGAAGCGCCCTTGTCCGAGCGCAGCGGCGCCTTGTTCGATTGGTGCCGGGGTTTCCTCGGCGGTTTCGGCCTCGCCGCCGGCGAGGCCTCCTCGCTGTCGGAGGAAAGCCGCGAAGCGCTCGGCGACTTGGCCCGTCTGGCCGCTGCCTCGCCGCAGGACGACGGCGACGAGGACGACGAAGAAGCCTTGACCGAGATCGAGGAGTTCGTGCGCATCGTCGCGCTGTTGTTGCATGGCGACGTGGCGATGGCGGCGCAGCATCGGCATCGGTTGAACTGA
- a CDS encoding EAL domain-containing protein yields MRSSSPVALLTAGLIALLLCMAALTQRADAATRDFYFSRLGSELGLSQNSVTAFTQDAHGFIWVGTQGGLHRYDGQRYVPYRHDPRDPASLPDSYVTALALDGQRAIWIGTHSEYLARLDLASGAIHRYEPPDSQAGRQIVSLLPWRDSLLIGTLAGLERMDPRSGARELLLALPGELSRQSPWQELALARDGTAWFASAAGLYRILPSGKIERIGAAQVLRSVLIDRRGRLWAGGVDGLYRLDGHTGILVKVEDEALATLRDARALIEAPDQRIWISGFGNGLYRHDPETGHSQRVHAEPGVEATLPEDTIEALMIDHGGLLWAGGQYRGVAVADPRGTRFSYVLDLDEDRTGAGASDASIRSLAQDDLGAIWIGTDNGHLRRYDLGADRFQDMTALLPANAGARRIAAIAREPCPEADNPNPPASLPPTRLWLATGQGLLRLDPATRRVESIDLRGYRDVALRSLAFARDGSLWLGSDDIGALHYLPETGALVRYAYREGDSKGLSHPRVNAVLEDTKGRIWFGTGDGLDLLDPATGYLRHYRHATDEADSLPGNFVRAVHQSADGSIWVGTQAGLSRVVEHSDGRIRFDHPLAEVLGDHPVPVVFSIAERPAGRLWLGTDAGILRFDSGASLVRRYGLADGLQDLEFNAGAVDILADGRIAFGGVRGLNVFDPARIADSRYTPPVRLLGAWIGSDTSAGSSTLWQSTRLEIPNDAGILRLRIGALDFGPNSGIRYRYRMDGFDRDWIDNGPRQDITYTRLPPGRYVFRAQSTNRDGVWNTQELRIPVNVEPPLWRHPLAIALAALAALGLALSFGWRWHVARQRERGYFAQIREREERLKLALWASGEQFWDYDLKRRELHRMRVDDHNPQSPEIGVQADIADDHEIHPDDLSRVTELLRKHLKGDAALFLSEHRMRTPKGEWGWVRARGRVVERDAEGQPVRVAGTGRDVTAVRSAERERRISSEVLRSMAEAVAVFDRDFVFVSINPAFSRMTGYPENEVIGQTTGLLDSRQHDPEFYSDMRDELQRSGRWSGEIWQQRKDGNEFLCWLQASIVLDSSGQRGHYVAVLTDITDQKRAEQELRYLANYDTLTSLPNRTLLSERLSRAIVRARRHGHRIALLFLDLDRFKDINDSLGHAAGDRILRAAAVRLQETVGAEHTVARLGGDEFTVVLENLETPEQAEDVARRLIKAFEAPLDFDERHDVAISPSIGISLYPDHAQVPTDLLKHADTAMYQAKAAGRRTFMRYTEAMDIEIRQRATISAALRKVLDRNELRLVFQPRLSLPEARITGVEALLRWNSAEYGNIPPSQFIPLAEESGLILEIGEWAMREACSRLRQWRQQGLDQLSISVNVSAIQLLRGDLPKMVARALSESGIPPWRLELELTESVIMANAAHTSNTMQALRELGVALAVDDFGTGYSSLAYLKRLPINTLKIDKEFIGDLTRDPDDEAITSTVITMAHSLGLNVVAEGVELEEQMEFLLAHGCDEIQGYWLARPLEADDCLAFIQQWQPPLSVRAAR; encoded by the coding sequence GTGCGTTCCTCTTCCCCTGTCGCCCTGCTGACTGCCGGTCTGATCGCCTTGCTCCTGTGCATGGCGGCGCTGACCCAGCGTGCCGATGCGGCCACGCGCGATTTCTACTTCTCGCGCCTGGGCAGCGAGCTCGGCCTCAGCCAGAACTCGGTCACCGCCTTCACCCAGGACGCGCACGGCTTCATCTGGGTCGGCACCCAGGGCGGCCTGCACCGCTACGACGGCCAGCGCTACGTGCCCTATCGGCACGACCCGCGCGATCCGGCCAGCCTGCCCGACAGCTACGTCACCGCCCTCGCCCTCGACGGCCAGCGCGCGATCTGGATCGGCACTCATTCCGAATACCTGGCCCGGCTCGACCTGGCCAGCGGCGCGATCCACCGCTATGAACCGCCCGATTCGCAGGCCGGACGCCAGATCGTCTCGCTGCTGCCGTGGCGCGATTCGCTGCTGATCGGCACCCTGGCCGGCCTCGAGCGCATGGACCCGCGCAGCGGCGCACGCGAGCTGCTGCTGGCCCTGCCCGGCGAACTGAGCCGGCAATCGCCTTGGCAGGAACTCGCCCTGGCCCGCGACGGCACCGCCTGGTTCGCCAGCGCGGCCGGCTTGTACCGGATCCTGCCGAGCGGCAAGATCGAACGCATCGGCGCCGCCCAGGTGCTGCGCAGCGTGTTGATCGACCGGCGCGGCCGGCTCTGGGCCGGCGGCGTCGACGGCCTGTACCGGCTCGACGGCCACACCGGCATCCTGGTCAAGGTCGAGGACGAGGCCCTGGCGACGCTGCGCGATGCGCGCGCCCTGATCGAAGCGCCGGATCAGCGGATCTGGATCTCCGGCTTCGGCAACGGCCTGTACCGCCACGACCCCGAAACCGGCCATTCCCAGCGCGTGCACGCCGAGCCCGGTGTCGAGGCCACCCTGCCCGAGGACACCATCGAAGCGTTGATGATCGATCACGGCGGCCTGCTCTGGGCCGGCGGCCAGTACCGCGGCGTCGCCGTCGCCGACCCGCGCGGCACCCGCTTCAGCTACGTCCTCGACCTCGACGAGGACCGCACCGGCGCCGGCGCTTCCGACGCCAGCATTCGCAGCCTGGCCCAGGACGACCTCGGCGCGATCTGGATCGGCACCGACAACGGCCACCTGCGCCGCTACGACCTGGGCGCCGACCGCTTCCAGGACATGACCGCACTGCTGCCGGCCAACGCCGGTGCGCGCCGCATCGCCGCGATCGCCCGCGAGCCCTGCCCCGAGGCCGACAACCCGAATCCACCGGCCTCGCTGCCGCCGACCCGGCTCTGGCTGGCGACCGGCCAGGGCCTGCTGCGCCTGGACCCGGCCACCCGCCGGGTCGAGAGCATCGACCTGCGCGGCTACCGCGACGTCGCCCTGCGCTCGCTGGCGTTCGCCCGCGACGGCAGCCTCTGGCTCGGCAGCGACGACATCGGCGCCCTGCACTACCTGCCCGAAACCGGTGCCCTGGTCCGCTACGCCTATCGCGAGGGCGATTCCAAGGGCCTGAGCCATCCGCGCGTCAACGCCGTGCTCGAAGACACCAAGGGCCGGATCTGGTTCGGCACCGGCGACGGCCTGGACCTGCTCGACCCGGCCACCGGCTACCTGCGCCACTACCGCCATGCCACCGACGAGGCCGACAGCCTGCCGGGCAATTTCGTCCGCGCCGTGCACCAGTCGGCCGACGGCTCGATCTGGGTCGGCACCCAGGCCGGCCTGAGCCGGGTGGTCGAACACAGCGACGGCCGCATCCGCTTCGACCATCCGCTGGCCGAAGTGCTTGGCGACCATCCGGTGCCGGTGGTGTTCTCGATCGCCGAACGTCCCGCCGGCCGCCTCTGGCTCGGCACCGACGCCGGCATCCTGCGTTTCGACAGCGGCGCCTCGCTGGTCCGCCGCTACGGTCTGGCCGACGGGCTGCAGGATCTGGAATTCAACGCCGGCGCGGTCGACATCCTCGCCGACGGCCGCATCGCCTTCGGCGGCGTGCGCGGCCTCAATGTGTTCGACCCGGCGCGTATCGCCGACTCGCGCTACACCCCGCCGGTACGCCTGCTCGGGGCTTGGATCGGTTCCGACACCAGCGCCGGTTCGAGCACGCTGTGGCAGTCGACCCGGCTGGAGATTCCCAACGATGCCGGCATCCTGCGGCTGCGCATCGGCGCGCTCGACTTCGGCCCGAACAGCGGCATCCGCTATCGCTACCGCATGGACGGTTTCGACCGCGACTGGATCGACAACGGCCCGCGACAGGACATCACCTACACCCGCCTGCCGCCCGGCCGCTACGTGTTCCGCGCCCAATCGACCAACCGCGACGGGGTCTGGAACACCCAGGAACTGCGCATCCCGGTCAACGTTGAGCCGCCTTTGTGGCGGCATCCGCTGGCGATCGCCCTGGCGGCGTTGGCCGCGCTCGGCCTGGCCCTGAGCTTCGGCTGGCGCTGGCACGTCGCCCGCCAGCGCGAACGCGGTTACTTCGCCCAGATCCGCGAACGCGAAGAACGTCTCAAGCTCGCGCTGTGGGCGTCCGGCGAACAGTTCTGGGACTACGACCTGAAGCGGCGCGAGCTGCACCGCATGCGCGTGGACGACCACAACCCGCAGTCGCCGGAGATCGGCGTGCAGGCCGACATCGCCGACGACCACGAAATCCATCCCGACGACCTGAGCCGCGTCACCGAGCTGCTGCGCAAGCACCTCAAGGGCGACGCCGCGCTGTTCCTGTCCGAACACCGCATGCGCACGCCGAAGGGCGAGTGGGGCTGGGTGCGCGCCCGCGGCCGGGTCGTCGAACGCGACGCCGAAGGCCAGCCGGTGCGGGTCGCCGGCACCGGCCGCGACGTCACCGCGGTGCGCAGCGCCGAACGCGAACGGCGCATTTCCAGCGAGGTGCTGCGCTCGATGGCCGAGGCGGTCGCGGTGTTCGACCGCGACTTCGTGTTCGTCTCGATCAACCCCGCGTTCTCGCGCATGACCGGCTATCCCGAGAACGAAGTCATCGGCCAGACCACCGGTCTGCTCGACAGCCGCCAGCACGACCCCGAGTTCTACAGCGACATGCGCGATGAGCTGCAGCGCAGCGGCCGCTGGTCCGGCGAGATCTGGCAACAGCGCAAGGACGGCAACGAATTCCTGTGCTGGCTGCAGGCCAGCATCGTGCTCGACAGCAGCGGCCAGCGCGGCCACTACGTCGCCGTGCTGACCGACATCACCGACCAGAAGCGCGCCGAGCAGGAACTGCGCTACCTGGCCAACTACGACACCCTGACCAGCCTGCCCAACCGCACCCTGTTGTCGGAGCGGCTGTCGCGGGCGATCGTGCGGGCGCGCCGCCACGGCCACCGCATCGCCCTGTTGTTCCTCGACCTGGACCGCTTCAAGGACATCAACGACTCGCTCGGCCATGCCGCCGGCGACCGCATCCTGCGCGCCGCCGCGGTGCGCCTGCAGGAAACCGTCGGCGCCGAGCACACCGTCGCCCGCCTGGGCGGCGACGAATTCACCGTGGTGCTCGAAAACCTGGAGACGCCGGAACAGGCCGAGGACGTCGCCCGGCGCCTGATCAAGGCCTTCGAGGCGCCGCTGGATTTCGACGAACGCCACGACGTCGCCATCTCGCCGTCGATCGGCATCAGCCTCTACCCCGATCACGCCCAGGTCCCGACCGACCTGCTCAAGCACGCCGACACCGCGATGTACCAGGCCAAGGCGGCCGGCCGGCGCACCTTCATGCGCTACACCGAGGCGATGGACATCGAGATCCGCCAACGCGCGACGATCTCGGCGGCGCTGCGCAAGGTGCTGGACCGCAACGAGCTGCGTCTGGTGTTCCAGCCGCGCCTGTCGCTGCCGGAAGCGCGCATCACCGGGGTCGAGGCGCTGCTGCGCTGGAACAGCGCCGAGTACGGCAACATCCCGCCTTCGCAGTTCATCCCGTTGGCCGAGGAAAGCGGCCTGATCCTGGAAATCGGCGAATGGGCGATGCGCGAGGCCTGCAGCCGCCTGCGCCAGTGGCGCCAGCAGGGGCTCGACCAGTTGTCGATCTCGGTCAACGTTTCGGCGATCCAACTGTTGCGCGGCGATCTGCCGAAGATGGTCGCGCGCGCCCTCAGCGAAAGCGGCATCCCGCCGTGGCGCCTGGAGCTGGAACTGACCGAAAGCGTGATCATGGCCAACGCCGCGCACACCTCCAACACCATGCAGGCCTTGCGCGAACTCGGCGTGGCCCTGGCGGTCGACGACTTCGGCACCGGCTATTCCTCGCTCGCTTACCTCAAGCGCCTGCCGATCAACACCCTGAAGATCGACAAGGAATTCATCGGCGACCTGACCCGCGACCCCGACGACGAGGCGATCACCAGCACGGTGATCACCATGGCCCACTCGCTGGGCCTGAACGTGGTCGCCGAGGGCGTGGAGCTGGAAGAGCAGATGGAATTCCTGCTGGCCCACGGTTGCGACGAGATCCAGGGCTATTGGTTGGCCCGGCCGCTCGAAGCCGACGACTGCCTGGCCTTCATCCAGCAATGGCAGCCCCCGCTGAGCGTGCGCGCGGCGCGCTGA
- a CDS encoding TIGR02449 family protein produces the protein MDRTELITELQSLLTRVDELGDRVRRLSEENRSLRQQQEQLVGERSALLAKNEQARTRVEAMIARLKSLEQHT, from the coding sequence ATGGATCGCACCGAACTCATCACCGAATTGCAGTCGCTGCTGACCCGCGTCGACGAACTCGGCGATCGCGTGCGTCGTCTCAGCGAAGAGAACCGCAGCCTGCGTCAACAGCAGGAACAACTGGTCGGCGAGCGCTCGGCGCTGTTGGCCAAGAACGAGCAGGCCCGCACCCGCGTCGAGGCCATGATCGCGCGACTGAAGTCGCTGGAGCAGCACACGTGA
- a CDS encoding cell division protein ZapA: MSTTSEAVSIRLLDREYTVGCEPSERDDLLAAARMLDSKMREIRGSNRMAALDRVAVLAALNFAHELQQLRGDGDHRDREISRTLDELHRKLDSLFDAAIR, translated from the coding sequence ATGAGCACGACCAGCGAAGCCGTCAGCATCCGCCTGCTCGACCGCGAATACACCGTCGGCTGCGAACCGTCCGAACGCGACGACCTGCTTGCCGCCGCGCGTATGCTCGACAGCAAGATGCGCGAGATCCGCGGCAGCAACCGCATGGCCGCGCTCGACCGCGTCGCCGTGCTCGCCGCGCTCAACTTCGCCCACGAACTGCAGCAACTGCGCGGCGACGGCGACCACCGCGACCGCGAAATCTCGCGCACTCTCGACGAACTGCATCGCAAGCTCGACAGCCTGTTCGACGCCGCGATCCGCTGA
- a CDS encoding 5-formyltetrahydrofolate cyclo-ligase, whose amino-acid sequence MTVDRTTLRRELRAQRRNLAAPARIAAAESLAARLLALPFAPATGYVAGYWAMDGEIALHVWQLRLPPGCVYCLPVLHEDQRLRFAPWRPGDALVGNRFGIPEPDVSPSSLLEPEQMSLVVLPLVGFDPRGHRLGMGGGWYDRSFAFRQRSPAPPWLAGAAFELQRVDALDNADWDVALDAVCTEVQTLDCRSPLFV is encoded by the coding sequence ATGACGGTTGACCGTACGACGCTGCGCCGCGAACTGCGCGCGCAACGCCGCAATCTCGCCGCCCCCGCGCGCATCGCCGCCGCCGAATCCCTGGCCGCACGTCTGCTGGCGCTGCCGTTCGCGCCCGCCACCGGCTATGTCGCCGGTTATTGGGCCATGGATGGCGAGATCGCCCTGCACGTCTGGCAACTGCGCCTGCCGCCCGGCTGCGTGTACTGCCTGCCGGTGCTGCACGAAGACCAGCGCCTGCGCTTCGCCCCCTGGCGCCCGGGCGACGCCCTGGTCGGCAACCGCTTCGGCATCCCCGAGCCGGACGTCAGCCCCAGCTCGCTGCTCGAGCCTGAACAAATGAGCCTGGTGGTACTGCCGCTGGTCGGCTTCGACCCGCGCGGCCACCGGCTCGGCATGGGAGGCGGCTGGTACGATCGCAGCTTCGCGTTCCGCCAACGCAGCCCGGCCCCGCCGTGGCTGGCCGGCGCCGCGTTCGAACTGCAACGCGTCGATGCGCTCGACAACGCCGATTGGGACGTAGCGCTCGATGCGGTCTGTACGGAAGTCCAGACTCTGGACTGCCGTTCCCCCCTGTTCGTCTGA
- a CDS encoding EVE domain-containing protein, translated as MTARRRYWLMKSEPDTFSIDDLQRVRTEPWNGVRNYQARNFMRDGMKVGDGVLFYHSNTAVPGIAGLATIASEAYPDPTQFDAKSDYYDGKSSREDPRWLLVDVAFERKFERVIPLDEIKARADDLGEDFALTRRGNRLSVLPVTAAQWKVLLSME; from the coding sequence ATGACCGCACGCCGCCGCTACTGGCTGATGAAGTCCGAACCGGACACGTTTTCCATCGACGATCTGCAACGCGTCCGTACCGAACCCTGGAACGGCGTGCGCAACTATCAGGCCCGCAATTTCATGCGCGACGGCATGAAGGTCGGCGATGGCGTGTTGTTCTATCACTCCAACACCGCCGTGCCCGGCATCGCCGGCCTCGCCACGATCGCCAGCGAAGCCTATCCGGACCCGACCCAGTTCGACGCCAAGTCCGACTACTACGACGGCAAGAGCTCGCGCGAAGACCCGCGCTGGCTGTTGGTAGACGTCGCCTTCGAGCGCAAGTTCGAGCGGGTGATCCCGCTTGACGAGATCAAGGCCCGCGCCGACGACCTCGGCGAGGACTTCGCCCTGACCCGCCGCGGCAATCGCCTCTCGGTGCTGCCGGTGACGGCGGCGCAGTGGAAGGTGTTGTTGTCGATGGAATGA
- the rpiA gene encoding ribose-5-phosphate isomerase RpiA yields MSEAKRLAGEKAIDYIEDGMIVGVGTGSTVAYFIEALGRHKERIKGAVSSSEQSTARLQALGIEVLDLNATGPLSLYVDGADECDPHKRLIKGGGAALTREKIIAEASAKFVCIVDPAKRVDVLGKFPLPVEVVPMARSLVAREILAMTRGQPVWRQDANGAGVVTDNGNLILDIHGLAIIDPVAMESAINQIPGVVSVGLFARRPADIVIVGGEPPIVL; encoded by the coding sequence ATGTCCGAAGCAAAGCGCCTGGCCGGCGAAAAAGCCATCGACTACATCGAAGACGGCATGATCGTCGGCGTAGGCACCGGTTCCACCGTCGCCTATTTCATCGAGGCCCTGGGCCGGCACAAGGAGCGCATCAAGGGCGCGGTGTCGAGCTCCGAACAGAGCACCGCACGCCTGCAGGCGCTCGGCATCGAAGTGCTCGACCTCAACGCCACCGGCCCGCTGTCGCTGTACGTCGACGGCGCCGACGAATGCGATCCGCACAAGCGCCTGATCAAGGGCGGCGGCGCGGCGCTCACGCGCGAGAAGATCATCGCCGAGGCCAGCGCGAAGTTCGTCTGCATCGTCGATCCGGCCAAGCGCGTCGATGTGCTCGGCAAGTTCCCGCTGCCGGTCGAGGTCGTGCCGATGGCGCGCAGCCTGGTCGCGCGCGAGATCCTGGCGATGACCCGCGGCCAGCCGGTGTGGCGCCAGGACGCCAACGGCGCCGGCGTGGTCACCGACAACGGCAACCTCATCCTCGACATCCACGGCCTGGCGATCATCGACCCGGTGGCGATGGAATCGGCGATCAACCAGATCCCCGGCGTGGTCAGCGTTGGTCTGTTCGCACGCCGCCCGGCCGACATCGTCATCGTCGGCGGCGAGCCGCCGATCGTTCTGTAA
- a CDS encoding DNA polymerase Y family protein, whose amino-acid sequence MTLRCLFVDFNSYFASVEQFDREELRGRPVGVVPVLAATTCCIAASREAKVHGIKTGTPVHEALARCPDIAIVEARPARYVDLHHRLIAAIQDCIPIDGEPLSIDEVACRLIGRERQRDNAIAIAHRIKQTLIDRGLAPAIRCSIGIAPNTFLAKTASDMQKVDGLTVLELGDLPQALHGLELQDLCGVGPSMLQRLRNAGIDSVEQLTAAPREHLRAVWGGVEGERFWAQLRGIEPTSRQRKAVGSVGHSHVLDPQMRSADSMRSVLFKLLAKAAMRMRGERCQARGMSLHVRFAGKEERFSRNMSFAALDDTPTLLQLMADALQPLMRGAASGRWNVKRFPPLSVAVSLIDLQPNAADSGSLFVERGRKQALTRVLDQVNQRYGNNRLYFGAMQDALAQGAAPMRIPFSHIPEESAEADLGATALVPDPSMNELWLRRLREFNVMAEHAHREAREHPGKPLPPPGPSPMHRSSGVGGWGRKQRDKSDDDGRGTTGSLF is encoded by the coding sequence ATGACCCTGCGCTGCCTGTTCGTCGACTTCAATTCCTACTTCGCCTCGGTCGAGCAATTCGACCGCGAGGAATTGCGCGGACGCCCGGTCGGCGTAGTGCCGGTGCTGGCGGCGACCACCTGCTGCATCGCCGCCAGCCGCGAGGCCAAGGTCCACGGCATCAAGACCGGCACGCCGGTGCACGAAGCACTGGCGCGCTGCCCGGATATCGCCATCGTCGAAGCGCGTCCGGCGCGCTACGTCGATCTGCATCACCGTTTGATCGCGGCGATCCAGGATTGCATTCCGATCGACGGCGAACCGCTGTCGATCGACGAAGTCGCTTGCCGCCTGATCGGCCGCGAACGCCAGCGCGACAACGCCATCGCCATCGCCCACCGGATCAAGCAGACCTTGATCGATCGCGGGCTCGCTCCGGCGATCCGTTGCTCGATCGGCATCGCCCCCAATACCTTCCTGGCCAAGACCGCCTCCGACATGCAGAAGGTCGATGGCCTCACCGTGCTAGAACTCGGCGATCTGCCGCAGGCACTGCATGGCCTGGAATTGCAGGACCTGTGCGGCGTCGGCCCGTCGATGCTGCAGCGCCTGCGCAACGCCGGCATCGACAGCGTCGAACAACTGACCGCGGCGCCGCGCGAACATTTACGCGCGGTCTGGGGCGGGGTCGAAGGCGAGCGCTTCTGGGCGCAGTTGCGCGGCATCGAACCGACTTCGCGGCAGCGCAAGGCAGTCGGTTCGGTCGGTCATTCGCACGTGCTCGACCCGCAGATGCGCAGCGCCGACAGCATGCGCTCGGTGCTGTTCAAACTGCTCGCCAAGGCGGCGATGCGGATGCGCGGCGAGCGTTGCCAGGCGCGCGGGATGAGCCTGCACGTGCGCTTCGCCGGCAAGGAAGAACGCTTCAGCCGCAATATGTCGTTCGCCGCGCTCGACGACACCCCCACACTGCTGCAACTCATGGCCGACGCGCTGCAACCGCTGATGCGCGGCGCCGCCAGCGGACGTTGGAACGTCAAACGCTTCCCGCCGCTATCGGTCGCGGTGTCCTTGATCGACCTGCAGCCCAACGCCGCCGACAGCGGCTCGCTGTTCGTCGAACGCGGGCGCAAACAGGCACTGACCCGCGTGCTCGACCAAGTCAATCAACGCTACGGCAATAACCGCCTGTATTTCGGCGCGATGCAGGACGCACTCGCGCAAGGCGCCGCGCCGATGCGCATCCCCTTCAGCCACATCCCGGAAGAATCCGCCGAAGCCGACCTCGGCGCCACGGCACTGGTGCCGGACCCGAGCATGAACGAACTGTGGTTGCGGCGCCTGCGCGAGTTCAACGTCATGGCCGAGCACGCCCATCGCGAAGCGCGCGAGCACCCCGGCAAGCCATTGCCGCCGCCGGGGCCGTCGCCGATGCATCGTTCTTCCGGCGTCGGCGGCTGGGGCCGCAAACAACGCGACAAAAGCGACGACGACGGCCGCGGCACCACCGGCTCGCTGTTCTGA
- a CDS encoding ABC transporter ATP-binding protein has protein sequence MFRWFESLIDPFRPAPETMPPSTVTGFYRHFIRQAWPVFAVLTVVGFLVAIVEVAMFDYLGRVIDLVNTTSSKELFAQHGGELAWMAVVMLLARPLFLGLHDLLLNQTVHPSMTNLVRWQTHRYMLKQSLSFFQNDFAGRVANRIMQTGPSLRESTTQAFDAIWYVIVYSASAIYLFAQADVWLVLPLAVWIVAYIGLLRYFVPRVKLRSWRASDARSKLMGRIVDGYSNIATLKLFAHSRREEEYVAEAMIEQTQRSRDMTRMTTLMGVSITTLNGLLIVGTTGLALWLWHQGSITVGAIALATGLVIRIHNMSGWIMWTINGIFEDIGTVQDGIETISRPLTVVDRHDARALQVSDGSVRFENVHFHYGQNSGLIADLDLMVKPGEKIGLVGPSGAGKSTLMNILLRLYDLEGGRILIDGQDIAGVTQESLRSQIGVVTQDTSLLHRSIRDNLLYGRPDASEAEMAEAARQARADEFIPRLVDGEGRVGYEALVGERGVKLSGGQRQRIAIARVLLKNAPILILDEATSALDSEAEAAIQDSLETLMTGKTVIAIAHRLSTIARMDRLVVMDKGRIIETGTHEELIARDGLYARLWKRQTGGFVAVEA, from the coding sequence ATTTTTCGTTGGTTCGAATCGTTGATCGACCCGTTCCGGCCGGCGCCGGAGACCATGCCGCCGAGCACCGTCACGGGGTTCTACCGGCATTTCATAAGACAGGCCTGGCCGGTGTTCGCGGTCCTGACCGTCGTTGGTTTCCTGGTCGCGATCGTCGAGGTCGCGATGTTCGACTACCTCGGCCGTGTCATCGACCTGGTCAACACCACATCGAGTAAGGAACTGTTCGCGCAGCATGGCGGCGAGTTGGCGTGGATGGCCGTGGTGATGCTGTTGGCGCGGCCGCTGTTCCTCGGCTTGCACGATTTGCTGCTCAATCAGACGGTGCATCCGAGCATGACCAACCTGGTGCGGTGGCAGACCCACCGCTACATGCTCAAGCAAAGTCTTAGTTTCTTCCAGAACGATTTCGCCGGCCGCGTCGCGAACCGGATCATGCAGACCGGTCCGTCCCTGCGCGAGTCCACGACCCAGGCCTTCGATGCGATCTGGTACGTGATCGTGTATTCGGCGTCGGCGATCTATCTGTTCGCGCAGGCGGACGTTTGGCTGGTGTTGCCGTTGGCGGTGTGGATCGTGGCCTACATCGGTCTGCTGCGTTACTTCGTGCCTCGGGTGAAGCTGCGTTCGTGGCGGGCGTCGGACGCGCGTTCCAAATTGATGGGGCGCATCGTCGACGGCTACTCCAACATCGCCACGCTCAAGCTGTTCGCGCACTCGCGGCGCGAAGAGGAGTACGTTGCCGAAGCGATGATCGAGCAGACCCAACGCTCGCGCGACATGACTCGTATGACCACGTTGATGGGCGTGAGCATCACTACGCTCAACGGTCTGTTGATCGTCGGCACCACGGGTCTGGCTCTGTGGCTTTGGCACCAGGGTTCGATCACGGTCGGCGCTATCGCCTTGGCGACCGGGTTGGTGATCCGTATCCACAATATGTCGGGCTGGATCATGTGGACGATCAACGGCATCTTCGAGGACATCGGCACGGTGCAGGACGGCATCGAGACGATCTCGCGCCCGCTGACGGTGGTCGATCGCCACGATGCCAGAGCTCTGCAAGTCAGCGACGGCAGCGTGCGGTTCGAGAACGTGCACTTCCACTACGGACAGAACAGCGGTTTGATCGCCGACCTGGACCTGATGGTAAAACCCGGCGAGAAGATCGGCCTGGTGGGGCCGTCGGGTGCGGGCAAGTCGACGCTGATGAATATCCTGTTGCGTCTGTACGACCTCGAAGGCGGTCGTATCCTGATCGACGGCCAGGACATCGCCGGCGTGACCCAGGAAAGCCTGCGTTCGCAGATCGGCGTGGTCACCCAGGACACCTCCCTGCTGCATCGTTCGATACGCGACAACCTGCTATACGGCCGTCCCGATGCGAGCGAAGCGGAGATGGCCGAGGCGGCGCGTCAGGCACGTGCCGACGAGTTCATCCCGCGCCTGGTCGATGGCGAGGGGCGGGTCGGTTACGAGGCCCTGGTCGGCGAACGCGGCGTCAAGCTGTCGGGCGGCCAACGGCAACGGATCGCGATCGCGCGCGTGTTGCTCAAGAACGCGCCGATCCTGATCCTCGATGAGGCGACTTCGGCGTTGGATTCCGAGGCCGAAGCGGCGATCCAGGACAGCCTGGAGACCTTGATGACGGGCAAGACGGTGATCGCGATCGCCCACCGCCTGTCGACGATCGCGCGCATGGATCGACTGGTGGTGATGGATAAGGGCCGCATCATCGAGACGGGTACGCATGAGGAACTGATCGCCCGCGATGGTTTGTATGCGCGCCTGTGGAAGCGGCAGACCGGTGGGTTCGTCGCGGTAGAGGCATAA